The Chiloscyllium plagiosum isolate BGI_BamShark_2017 unplaced genomic scaffold, ASM401019v2 scaf_14973, whole genome shotgun sequence nucleotide sequence CAGAGcctctttgcccactcacctcaGCCAGTTTGAGCTGGTTACTGTGGAAGGAATGCTCCACCAGTTGCTGTACTGTGGGAACGGTCAGGTCATCATCCTGGTCGATGAAGATCTGATGGCAGtaacactcctgctccttgtggCCTGCTGACCTGGGAGACACAAGCAGAGCCATTAGGGTCTCCACACGCACAGTAACGGGGCAGGCTGTTACACACCTCAGCTGGCACCGTCAACAAACCCATCAAggccctcaggcagcaccttccaaacccctggCCACTTCCACCccgatggacaagggcagcagatacatagcaaCACTaaccccctgcaaattcccctccaccctgacttggaaacacatcCCCGTTCCtacactatcactgggtcaaaatcctggcattcccgcCCCagtggcactgtgggtcaacccacagctggtggactgcagtggtccaGGAAGGCAGCTCCCCCTTGCCACGTTTTCAGATGGCATTACTGCCAGGATACTGCATACCGTGATGGTGCCCAATAGAACCATCCGAGATCCTGCATCGGGGGCTCAGTCCGAGTTACGATGCCTGGGGAGATGCTCAGCCTTGATAAAAACTTTGACGTTGTGGTCTGTTTAAACATGTTACACCTGAGGTACATCGGAGTCTTTTGTAAGACCTCAGTCTGAATTTAAGAGGTATTCCTGTCCATTACAGAAACTCAAAGCACCCACAGCATCACTGGTCAGCACCTCCCAGAATCAGGAGAAAGGtttggctgcagatgctggagatcaaagtcaaaatgcaagcactggaaaagcacagccggtctgaggagcaggagagtcgacattccgggcataagccctacatcaggaatgttcctgaagAGCTTACAcacaaaacgttgactctcctgctcctcggatgctgcctgactggctgtgcttttccagcgcgacACATTTTGATGCCCCCTCCCCCCAGGGTAGGTCCTGATGGGTACAGCCTCTCTGACAATgacagttaaccctttcagatatAAACTGTACCACCAGCTATTCCTGGGGAATGAGAGCTGGGTGCAGATCGTGCGGCTGACACCAAACCAGCAGCTGTGTGGGACAGGTCACACGCTCTAAAAAGAACTTGAAGGGGCTGAGCACTGAAACAAACTGTCCAACTTGGAGAAGAATGTTTGAGGGAATGTTGTTTGTGAGCGATGCCCCCTCAGTGGGAGTGAAGTGTAAACTCTTGCCGCCGTATATCCAGAGAGCTGCCATGGTTACCTCGGAGCTCCAATCCCCAGCTTACTCAGAGGAACACAAACAGACAATCCCAGAGCGTGGCCTAATGGGTCCTGGCCACTTGGCAACCAGGGTGGACCTCTGCATTTGCCAGTGTAACCACGGTGATACTGGGAATGCTCTTTGCTCTGCGGGTGTCAATTCCTCATCCCCTCTCCCAACCGCCAATATCTCAACCCTTTCCCCCTCAAAATAAATTAGGTGAGGGATTAGTCAGAGAAAGagagtgatggagagagagagagggtgatgaGGGGAGAGATACACACAACacacagtgagacagtgagagacagagagagacagagagagacagagagagacagagagagacagagagagagagacagagagagagagacagagagagagagacagagagagagagcatgcaaGACTGCGAGCGAGAGTGCACGCAAGACAGCGAGAGAGCGCTCGAAACAGTGAGAGAGAGCATGCAAACTTTAagtttaagtggcaattggatagtacatggatgggtgcttaataggacaaatgttcggcacaacatcgtgtgccgaagggcctgttctgtgctgtattgttctatgttctatgagacagGGTGCGGGAGACAGTAAGAGAGAGTGTGCGAGataacggagagagagagagagagagagcgcgcgcacaAGTTTGTACGCAGCGAGAGAGAGCACGCGATGAGGGTGCGTGCGAGTGGGTAATAGAGCCGGTCTAGGACGAGGTTTGGATTGCACGGACAGTGACTAACCTGAGTTTGAGTAATGGCTCCAGGCCAAGCACGTGCTGCATGATGACATTGAGGAATTCCTCCGGGTCTAGGAAAGACAAAGGCAGGAAACACTCATTCTGTGGCTCAGTCACACCTCATTCCCTCACACCTCGTTACATTGTTTTCCCCACCGTCCAGTCTCAccctgtgacagagacagagctGGGGCCCACAGCATGGTGGTTACTGGCTATTCCACCACGTGACCATCACATTTTGGACTTGACAATCAAAGATGACGAGAATGGAGCAGTGGGAGGTTGCAGCACTTTTACCCTCCCTCAGGCAAACAGCACCAGCCCCTGGGAGCTATCGAGTCAGGTACTCACTCAGATACCACAGCACAGCCACAGGGACGGGTCTGGGACAGTTCTGCATTGTCGGGTACTCGCTCAGATACCAGAGCACAGCCacagggatggggctgggggagtaCTGCATTATCAGGTATTCGCTCAGATACCACAGCACAGCCccagggatggggctgggggagtgctgcattatcaggTACTCGCTCAGATACCACAGCACAGCCccagggatggggctgggggattGCTGCATTATCAGGTACTCTCTCAGACACCACAGCACAGCCACAGGGACGgggctgggggagtgctgcattatcaggTACTCGCTCAGATACCAGAGCACAGCCACAGGGACGgggctgtgggagtgctgcaatgtcagaggataGACTCagctgcttgtgggagcttgctgtgcacaaatcagCTGCTACATTTCCAACATTATTACCATCACTGTGTTACAGAAGGGCATCGTTTGTGtgaaacactcagagacacagcgAGAAAGAGATACgcacagacacagaaagagagCGGCAGAGACCCAGGGGGAGACAGAGACCAGCAGAGATCCAGAGAGTGAGAGTACAGTTACTGACCTTTCTCCTCACTGGTGAACCCTGCACAGGAACCACCTGCTGTCAGCTCCATCCTCAGGTTCATGACCTTTTTACAGTCGACAAACCCgtctctgggacagagagaggagagagagagagagggtcaatGCACtgacgaggccattcagcccactgttgTATCTGTACTGGCCCTCCTCAGCAGCAATTCACCCAGTACCACTCGCCCAACCTTCTCCCAGTTCTCCCTTTTCTGATGATGATCCAATTCCCTCAGattctccaccacactctcaggcagcacgtcCCAGATCCCACACAATTTCAATCGCTCGGCCAACCCTAACTTCCACATTaactggcggggggggggggggtgaaccaAAGGGGCAGATTTACACCTGATCTGACTCAGAGTATTGGATAAtgaagtcagagatgtacagcacggaacagacccattcagtgcaaccagtccatgccgaccagatatcccaaccc carries:
- the LOC122546155 gene encoding ubiquitin carboxyl-terminal hydrolase CYLD-like; translation: MNLRMELTAGGSCAGFTSEEKDPEEFLNVIMQHVLGLEPLLKLRSAGHKEQECYCHQIFIDQDDDLTVPTVQQLVEHSFHSNQLKLAE